CGCTGCTCGGCAGCACTGCCGACCGACTGGTCCGACAGGCACCGATTCCGGTCGTCGTCGTTCCCGACGGCGGGGCCGAGTAGTTTTATCCCGCTTCGCGGTGTACTGTCGGCGGATCGACACCTCGGGCGTTCAGCTCGAGGAACCGTCGTCAGCCCGTCAGAGTATGAACTACAAGGAATTCATCGGACAGGTCCAGCACAGACTCGAGTACGCACAGTTCGGCCAGGCCGTCCGGGCGACGCGGGCGGTGTTGACGACGCTCGGCGAGCGGCTCCCGGAAGGGGAGGCGACCGATCTCGCCAGCCCGCTGCCGATGGAGATCGACCGCTACCTGTCGGCGGCCCAGCACGGCCAGCGGTTCGACTACCAGGAGTTTCTCGATCGGGTCGCCGAACGCGAGGGCGTCGATCGTGCCGACGCCAACTACCACGCCCAGCAGCTGATGGTCGTCGTCGCCGAGGACGTCCCCCCAGGTAACATCGAGAAGGTCCGCAACAACTTGCCCGAGGAGTTCGACCCGCTGTTCGAACTGGTCGATGCCGCCGAGGAGTGACCGAGACGCCGCTGGAGGCCGGCTTCCGCGTCTGCGAGCGCCGTGACTGGACCGTCGGAGGGCTGCCCGTCGAGATCGTTCTGTGTCGGCCGCAGGGACGGGAGGAAGCGGACGTCAGGCGGGTGCCCCCCTGACCAGCGTAACCGTCACCGGCGAGCGGCGGGCGACCCGCTCGGCGACCGACCCCGTGAACAGCCGCGCCGCGAGCGAGCGCCCGTGGCTGCCCATGACGAGCTGGTCGTATTCGTCGGCCCGATCGACGATCTCAGTCGCCGGCGAACCGGGGGCGGTTTCGGTCTCGATCGTCGCGTCGCGCCCGCCGGCAAGCGCTGTCGCCGACTCGAGGATCTCCTCGGCGCGGCGCTGGCGGTCCTCGAGGATCGGCTCGAGGTAGGTTCCGTGAACCTCCGCTCGGGGCCGATCGAACGGCAGGTCGAGCGCGTAGACGGCGGTGTAGTCGGCGTCGGGAAACGTCTCGAGGGCGTACGCGAGCGCCGCCTCGGCCTGCTCGGAGCCGTCGAGGGGAACCAGGATCTCGCCGGGAAGGTCGCGCTCGGCGAGCGCCGCCGTCGGCTCGGGAACGACCGTCGTCGAGACCGGCGCCCGGCGGATGACCGCCTCGCTCACGCGGCCGAGAAACGGGCGCGTGATGGGCGATTCGCCGTGGCTCCCGAGGACGACGTGGTCGACGTCCTCCTCGTCGGCGACCGCAAGGATCTCGGTGTGGGGC
This genomic window from Natronococcus occultus SP4 contains:
- a CDS encoding DUF2267 domain-containing protein, which codes for MNYKEFIGQVQHRLEYAQFGQAVRATRAVLTTLGERLPEGEATDLASPLPMEIDRYLSAAQHGQRFDYQEFLDRVAEREGVDRADANYHAQQLMVVVAEDVPPGNIEKVRNNLPEEFDPLFELVDAAEE
- a CDS encoding universal stress protein, yielding MPTTVLVPVDGSDRGFAGLEYCFASFPDAVPIALFVADPSHDHAATVGSAESPLERATERGERTLERATERADDRGRELRTVLRTGTPHTEILAVADEEDVDHVVLGSHGESPITRPFLGRVSEAVIRRAPVSTTVVPEPTAALAERDLPGEILVPLDGSEQAEAALAYALETFPDADYTAVYALDLPFDRPRAEVHGTYLEPILEDRQRRAEEILESATALAGGRDATIETETAPGSPATEIVDRADEYDQLVMGSHGRSLAARLFTGSVAERVARRSPVTVTLVRGAPA